Part of the Parambassis ranga chromosome 16, fParRan2.1, whole genome shotgun sequence genome, ACGGAACCCTGCAGTGGGCGTAGAGTGAAAACGAATATAGAAGCTATGTCTGACTGTGCTACTTGCTCTCACATTGAATTTATTATCAAAAGCTACAATAGAATACATTGTTGTTACATGAGGTGCACAATTAAGACAATATTTTCTGCAAGTGGAAAAACACCATTGGCTTCTGGGTtggaatataaaaaaatacgTCAACCCTGTAAGCACAGAGTTTGGTTTTGAttatagtttttgttttgttttgtttaaatgatCTGACAACAGAGAAAGACCTCTGGCTGATCATTCTTTGAATAGAGTGGCTGATTTGTCCAAGTTTATCTGACCAAAGTTATGCAATGGAGGATGAAACCACTTGATTATTATCAATATTGTGAACAAGGATCAAAGAAGGGTATCCAAGGTTTCCGTCTGGCAAAGTACtacttcagtcagtcagtcagggtAGTAAAGGCAAAGCGGATTATTTTGCATTTGGAGCATAGGAAAAAAGGGAGGGTGGTTATTGGGGGGGGCAGATAgtcaaggagagaaggaggagagatagTTGAGTAGCAACATAAGAAGGAGATGCTCCACTCGTCTGTGGCTCCAGGCAGCAGCCCAGTTTGCAAAGTAAATAATTCGCGCTATCAGCTCCACTCATAAGATCCTGGGGCAAAGAGGTCAGCCTTATTTGGATCTCGTCTCCTTCAAATCCAAAAAGCACcatgctaaataaaaaaaaaaaaaacattctcctCCTCTCGGGCTCTAAAATGATAAGGAAGCATATAAAATTTATTATCACTGCGTCAGATTAATTATGAATATTCACAgcttgaaaaaaaatgactgggGAAAACATGGCCAATATTGGATTGTATTTTATGGTTTTTATAGTAAACATTAAATGTGTCCAACGGTGGCTGCAGGCTTTAGCTGAGAGCTGGGCTGTGGTGATAATAGCGGCAGTGCACAGATACACTGGTAGCTTGAAGGTACAGAAAGTCTAAGCATGCTGGGAGAGTAAAGCATATCGCTGCAGCATTATCTGAGAAGGAAGTGAAGTAGTGCTATAGGCTAAATGATAAGGTAAAGATAGAGGAATGGAATGAGTTCACTTAAAGGCCTGACTTACAGAAGCAGAAGCAACAGCTCTCACCACTTTACAGGATTCTGAATGTTCAATGGTCATCCCAATCTATTGTAATGTTGCTAAAAAATGCTGATAAAATTCAGATAAGGCAGCTCAGGCACATTTGTTTTGAAAGGCTGCCAGTGTAGAACCAAAGGAAAAATTAGTGCTTCACTGCCAGACATGTGATATGCATAATCCCTGCATGTTGTCTGCCATAACGACTGGCTTTGATCGTTTAGTTAAAGCAGCTTTGGATGTTTTATGTCCACTAGGGGGCAAAAAgactcaaacacagagaaagaaagacacagaggcAAGTGAATAACCAATCAGCTTTCTAACTCTGTTCACAACTCCTCATAATGCTATATAAACACACCTAAAACCTTTAATCAGATGCTGTGTTATTTCTGATGTCAAGAAGGAAACCTGTTTTAGATGCTGGAATGGAGACAGATGCAGTGACACTATGATGGCAAAGACTTGGTGAATTTACAACAGAGGTGGTAACATAAATGGCTAAAGCTAGCATACGCACACCGAATGTTCAGTTTCCGTGCCAGTTAGGACTCAAACCAAGAGCACTGCAGTCATTTAAGCATGGGAGTGAATGTAAATGTTTCCCATTGTAGACCAAAGCCAGATGCTAGTGGGGTTTTATTGTCCAAAAAGgggctctacacacacacacatacataaaaaaacagaaatcaacATATAGAGTACTTGTGCTGACGAGCTGTATGTCTAGCTTGTCCTCCCCGAGAAAGTTGCGAGCAGTGCAGCTGAAGACAGCATAGTCCAGAGTGGCGCTCACATTTATGACTCGCACTGTGCTGGTGTGGAAGGAGCCCTCCCTCACTGTCCACTCTTCatacctgcagcacacacacacacacacacacacacacaaacaaatactaAGCAGACAGGCTGGAGGCACTGTGATGTGCTGCAGAATGCATCATCACCCAATTTCACACATTAAAGAGGTAATAAACTGATATCTGCATTGAAAAAGGTAATCAGAATTTAGTGGTgaaacagcaggaaacattTGGGTTGAGAATAATCTAATTGTATGGGTTTGTGGACGAATTAACTCATGAACTACTCTCTTACCTGGGATTGGCAAAATCCATGCGAACaccatttttttcccagcagaATTCGACACGAGGAATGCCCTCTGCCCTACACACCACCTCGGCTGTAGCAGTGCCATCTCCTCTGCTTGCTACCTTCCTCCACTGGGGTCCTTTCTGAAGCTCAGGTTTGACTACACAAGTCAAGTCAGGCATGAGGATTATTCAAGCAGAATCCAGACAAGAAGAAAGGTCTGCTTATCAATTGACAGGAACCCaagcatgtgtttgtctgtctcccCTCTGATACTGAAAATAAATACTCACATTGTACCACCAGCTGCACATTGGCACTTGCAGGCAGTGCTATGCCATTATTGGCTGTGCACTGGTAAGTACCAGCATGAGCGCGAGTCACATCGTGGATAGTCAGAAGGCCTGATTCATGTAGCTGGGTCTCCTCTCccatctccatctcctcttctccctgtaGAAAAAGGAGATGACAGCCACTACTCCTCAATACACACTCTCTCCTGTTCCTGTCTACCTGTCTTGCTGTGCAAGAGCGAGACACATAGAaggcgggagggagggaggaagggagggcgAGCTGAGCTGGAAAACATCAGGGCTTGAGGGTCGGATGGGAAAGGTGCTTGATGGAACAAGCTCTAAGGACAGAGAAGGATGATGCCCAAGGCTGGAGAGCCACAGGAAAAGAGAAAGGAGGGGCTGTGCAGGTTGAAAGCAGGACACACTCTACTGCCAGGGGGTGGGTTAGACCGGAGAAAAGCATCAGTAGATACAGAGACCACGCCACATTGACGAATGTGCCCTTTAGTCACGCAGCAGTAATGAAAGCTATTTTTCTGGATTTGGGCTGAGTGCTGGGCAGGAAGAGGTGGGGTGGAAGGATAGTTAGAGCCAGTGAAATATGGTGCCTCTGCGCATTTACAAAGGCCAATGATAAACGGTATGAACAGATAAAATAATAGAAAGAAAGCCAGGTAAAGGAAATATAATTTAGGAGATGGCTATTTTTGTGTATGTAGCTCTCACCTGCCATTTCCAGGAGAACATGTCTGATATAATAGGATTGGCTTCTGCCACACATATTAGGTCTGCTGTTTCTCCCAGGTTCACTAATACAGGGTCTTTCTCTGCTTTGACACTGGGaccatctgcaaaaaaaaacaagaagggaACAAGACTAATACACAACCAGTGTCAGCCTGGGACAAAGACAATCCATTAAATAGACATGCTGGGTTACTATAATTACTCTTACACTTGTTTGGCTTTGAAAATGTTCATAACCCCATTGTAATCAGCCTCTGTGGTTTGGATACAACGCCATTAACGTCTGCGTGTCAAAGCATTACAAGCACGCTGCAACCAaaatttgtcatgtgacccatgAAGCCCTCCAATGAAAGTACATCCCCTTTTTGACCAGTTCCCCATCCTTTAATTGCCCTCCTTATACATCTGAGAGTCTCCTTTCTAAGTGCACAGTCCCTTCTTTCCTTTGTTCGTCTCTACTTCACAAGCTTTTTATACTTCCCACGGGTGCCATCTACTTGTAACAATAAAGCCATTAGTGCCTACTTGTCTAAACCTATGTTCACTCTTAAAGAACAGTGGCAGAAAACACTAGCAAGACACAGACCTCTGGGTGAGTGGGATCCAACCATGTTAGCCTCCTAACCAAGATCGACATTGTTAAGTGGGCTACACCACCACACATAAAAGCTACTACAATTCTCCATTCATAATGAATATCTACAACTGTCAAGCCCAGTCAGATCAGGACAGTGGAATCCATTAGGCATGTACCGTGGGCTTTGGTGAATCAGGCAGACCTACATTTTCAACACTCCCATTATTAAATCATCAGTATTGGGGCAGAGGGCCTGGAGCTTAAGGCTGGGCCTGGGGCAGCAATGGAGGTGGACGGCCTTGCATGGAGGCCTAATGAATGAGGCGCACTGGGAAATAACTGAAagacagtattgttgttttgtgcATGGATGCACTCGCAATACAAATACTTTGCATTTTTAGACATGTTCAGAATCACACTGCTTCAGTGGACAAGTATTAGCAACAGATATTCTATTATGCATCTTACTTAAAGAATGCAAATCAATGGAGACACATGACCGGCAGGCATACCTGCAcatctggttaaaaaaaaacaaaacaaaacaatgtgatTAATAATGAATAGACTGCAGGCAGTGCTTATAACAAAATGTACTATTACTTTTCTCTTTTATCCATCATCCCATtttaatgtatgtaatgtatgtttttgttcctcAAAATAGTTACTCCAGGTTACTATAATGGATGGGTAGATAAAAATTTGTACTGCCAATGTATTAAAAAAGGCAGATGGTGTTTGTGGGTGAAAAGATGCTTGTGTCATCAGGGTCTTACACAGAACGTCCAGCTTGATGGCGGTTTGGCCTTCACCTTCGTCGTTtgcacattttacagtgtaaattCCAGCATCTCTCCTCGTCACATTCCTGATCTCCAGTGAGTAATCATCCAATTGTTAAGTGGGCTACACCACCACACATAAAAGCTACTACAATTCTCCATTCATAATGAATATCTACAACTGTCAAGCCCAGTCAGTTACTCCAGGTTACTATAATGGATGGGTAGATAAAAATTTGTACTGCCAATGTATTAAAAAAGGCAGATGGTGTTTGTGGGTGAAAAGATGCTTGTGTCATCAGGGTCTTACACAGAACGTCCAGCTTGATGGCGGTTTGGCCTTCACCTTCGTCGTTtgcacattttacagtgtaaattCCAGCATCTCTCCTCGTCACATTCCTGATCTCCAGTGAGTAATCATCCAACCAGAGGTAGTTTGGTAAGttctctttaaataaaaaaaccacacacacgcacacatgcaaacgAATGGTAAATTAAGTATTCATTACATGCTCATCAACTGCATGTCCTCTGGCCACTGGTCTCTAAGTGACATCTAATCCTACATTATTGATTGGCCTGGCTGGATTCCCACATCAAGCCATCAACAGGCTGCGTGTGAGACACCTTTTGTACCACAGCACTCAAAATGTAATACGTAGGTTTGTACAttcaaaataaagttatttTATGGTGTTGGCTGTGCATAACAGAGCTAACAGAGttagcagaaaaaaaggagtggGTGCAGCAGGGCCTTGATGACACAGGCCTGGAGGAGAAGCCAGGTTTAGAACCGTTGTGTTGTATTCAGGGAGACAGCAATCCTCATTTAGACTGCATACATTAGAGCTGTAATGAGAATCACATTTGGCAGGGTCCCATGCTGGCTAACCTGCCATGTTTTATTCAGACCCTGAATGGCAGGGCTGAGTGCTTACTTGCTGGCTCAGCTCAACTAGGACCTAGTTTATAGAGCCATCACACAGCCCTGGATCACCTTTGACCAGCTTCTCCCTGTGGTGGTGCCAAATGCAGGAGACCTCCTCTGGGTTAGCTGAGACCAGCAGTGGGATGGTTGCCATGTCATCTTCCAACACCTGGACCTCTGTTGGCTGGTCTGGGCTAAATTCTGGTGGGTCTGacgtcagaaaaaaaaacactgtttagtTTCACAGTCAGTTTATTCCAAAAACACACGAGTAGAGGGAaggatacaaacacacagaactaTGGGAGtgagcacaaagacacacagaataTGTTGAGCATGAAAGCAGTGACAGATACTAATGAGAGTCAAGCCAGTAAAAAAGTCGACAACCCACCAATAATTCCAGATCTAACCAACTTCATACAATTCAGACAACAGGGGAGAAAGGCAACACGGGAGGCAGAGGGACAGGCATTAAAACGACGAGTGACAGTACTGCTGTCCAACTGcagctccacacaaacacacagtgacattccTTCATGCTCATACACAGCATCAAGCTTTGAAGCAGTGGCTGGCTGCTGCCTGTGAAATGGCATCAAAGACAAACATGGCCATGCAGCAAAGCAAATGCACAATtaggacacactgctgcagagcaCAACAGACCACcgaataacaaaacaaaaacacacacaaacacacactactaCAAAAGCAGTTTTCATCCACCCCATTATTGATCATCATTATGCATCATTTAAGAGCGATGCTAACCACATCCCCTGGCCACTCaccaaacagaaagaaagggCAAACATTTCACCTTCTACTTACAAAGCACATTCAGTTGGAAGTATGTGTTTGCCCCCTCTGCCAGTACAGGGCTGTAGGCCTGGCAAATGACCTTCTGCTTGTGATGCTGTGAAGTCAGATTCAGAGATAGAGAACTGTGCACAGATACACCACCAAATGAAGCCTTAATGGGCATCTGCTCGACTCCCTGGAACCTAGGACACAAATCCACACAATTTTACCACAATTACCAGCAACAATGAACAggttaatcatctgtcattcaCACTCATTTTGGCAGTGAGTTAGCCCTATCATTTTTCTAGTACGTAAATTCTTCCCTTGAATTCAGCCCACTGCTAAGCCAGACCTTGAAGTGCCCAGGCTCCAGGAGATGTTGGACTTAGGGTTGCTGGTTCCAGCCTGGCAGTCCAGGTTGATTGTCTCGCCTTGATGAAACACCTCCGGTTCAGTTGTGATCTTCATACTTTGTGCTGTGACTAGAAATCCAGTGACCAAATAAAGCAACCCAATCCTGACTTAGTGATCAATATGATGCACTCAAATATGCTTGATATTAGACTGGGTTTATTGGTTAACTCCTACTCACAGAACACCATGAGTTTGGTGTATGCAGAGATGGTCTTCTTTGCCTCATTTGTGGCATCACAGCGGTAGGTAGCCATGTTGTCGCTTGCTGTCAGGACCAGCACCAGTTCTCTGGCTACACCAATGTCGAAGGATGTCTGCTTCAGTGCATCGGACACTGTCTTTCCATTCTAGAACAGGAAGGAAGGATATTTACACTGGACATACAGCTTGATGCATGATGCAGACAGGCATGCATGCAGTGTGCTGTCACCTTGAACCACTTCAGAGTCCCAGTGGGATTCCCTCCAGTGGAGAAACAGATGAGACGGACCTTCGTCCCTGAATGAAGGGGGACATCCTCAGGTGGGGCTTCAATCCATATTTTTTGAGGTGGGTCTAAAAGGTTGGAAAATTGGCAATGTATTTCTTTGTATGTTTAGCAGACTGCATTTATAGATAGAACACTTGCACTTGCCTCGAGTCAATAACAGCTTTCCTCTAACACAATTATGTAAAAACAGTACTAGAAAATAGTTTCTCATTCTGTGTCAAgggtcatttttttcccccgtCTTGACATTTAGAACTGCAATTACAATTGTCCTCCTGAACCATGATACAACATATTTAGATGTGAAAGTGTtatgaaaataaaactgcacTGCCCTCAGAGAATTTTTATGCTAGTTATGCAAACTAAAAATAAAGGgtttaaaaaaactaaacttgAGATCACTTACAATAGACACTGAGTATGGCAGTCTGCATTTTGGAGAAGTGTGTGCCTTTGTTAAAGGCTTCACAGGTGAGCTTCAGCCCATCTTCCTCCCGGGAGACCTGGTGGGTCATGTTGGATATGGTTGTCATCCCACCATTTTCTCCCTATGGACACAAAGCACACATGACAGTTCAGTTGCGGGGACAGACAGCCTCGGTTTGGCATCCCCAGCTGAAGgagtgagagaggaaagagagagaaaaacaacccTTACTGGTTTGTCTTGGCGAATACAGATGGCAAATTAGCTGCTGTAATAACTGATGTTGCACAAGGTCTGAGATAAATAAGCATATTCATCTGACTCCCCCGCTTTGCACACTGTTATAAATTGGGCAAAGTGTCATTTTGCACCTGCCAGATAGTGGTCATGCCTATGCAGCAGGTCTGGTTATTAAAGCTATTATTGTGGTGATTACAGTAAAAGCCACAGTCAGAAAGACTAACAAAGACACTGGACAGGAGCGTCAGTCTTCATTAACCCCACACTGTTTCACATGCATTAAGGCTCACATACAGCACACTGAGTGCCTTGTGTAAGATCAAATGAAAATGCTGCTGCCAGATGAATAAAGAGCTTGTTTAATAATACTCATcttctgtgtcagcttttattCACTTTGATcttattaacacacacaaaagaggaGCAGAATATTCTTTTTGGAATCGGCTGATTCATTTGCAAAGCTGCATCAGGCCTATTCTGCTCATGGTCACACGGTTTTCTTTCATCTGTAAAAGTTTACATGAGGTCAAATTTCACATTGAGCATTCTTTTAATTCAATAGAAGACATTTTAATAGTTTTTGTTGGTGGGCTTGACTGAAGGGAATTATTCCTGTACATTAAATATTGTGTTTTATGTCCTGCATTCATAATAAACATAAAAGACTCCTCTTTCCAGcattctgtttttaaactgaCCACTTGTGTGTGTTCTCTACTGTGTCCAACATTGGCTTTGCAAAAAAGCGTGTTGTGTAGCCCCACCTCTTCCATGGTGACGACAGTATCGTTGAGCTCCTTGTAGCCGAGCCACCAGTGAATGTGGACGGGGGGATTACTGGAGGCGGCATAGCAGCTCACTCTTAACTCCTGCCCCTCGATGACCGTTAATGAACCCAAAAGTGTCACCTCTGCAGGCTCGACTGATGCaagatgcacacatacacaggcaaaCATGCAAAGACAAGTCAGTCAAAACATCACCCCATGAATAGTACATTCAACAGCTACCTATTCTGATCACAGCGGCAGCATGACTATTTTTGGAtgtgaaacacagagcagtATCAAGGGTGAGAGGGAAAAATCACTTTGAGTGGCAACTTGTTTTCTCAGGGGGTTTTCATTGTGGTTTCTAAAGTCTGCTTCTTTTTAACCAGAGGGGGAGACAGGGTACAATTGCTGCAGGCAAAGTGATGCAGTTGTATGAGCCTTTCAGGGGAATACAAAGACTGGGGACTGAGCTGGcagactgggaggaggagggggtcatGTATGTAAATCATTTGCATATTCGTGTCTATGCCACATGAGTGGAATGCATCTGTGTATGCCACACACAAAGACTACTAAAGTCACACAGGTGGTGTGTGGTGAAATAGGTAAATTCATATTTCACCACTCAGTCCTACTCCGTGCCCTCCAGCCCCTGCCAGAGCCTAGAGCGCAGTCAGGCAGCCAGCAGTTCATTTTCAACATCCCTGAATGGATGACTGGGAGGCATGGCACCAGAGTGTTGCAGGCTCAGCAAAGAAAAGGAGCACGGGTGTAACTTCAGCCACATTTACATAGTATGAAGTACAGATTTCTAGAAGGCTGTTCCAAATCCTATTTACATAAACTAGGTGCATCAATCAGACTGTATTTTAGGCTCTGACTTTGTCTGGCTCTGTAGAGGAAACCGGGCTATTGTTAGACCCAATGCACTGAAGCTGCTGAATATTaattctgtatttgttttattgttgctgaaacaaacattttatattcAGGGAGAAAATTATAATCTATTAACCATGGGCGCTATTGTCACACAAAGTGCAGCCTTTAGTGCCTCAGGATTGTGCATTGAAGCGATTCAGCTGAATTAATGCAACAGCTATGAAAGAGCATACAGTGATACTAATCTGGAGGCAGTCGAAAATATGGGCTGCAGCCATAATAACCATTAGTTtcattaataatattaacattagttttttttcttttgcagcagcagcaaaagaaTTGGTTTTGGGGGTAAGACTAACTTTAATAACCCATAATCACCAAGGCCTGCCAGGCCTTTATGTGTGAAAGTGTGCCAGCAGGTGCACTATAGTAAACATGATTTTCACTCACAGAGGACAGTTATTTTGCGACTGACAGACAGCGGCGATAAGGACACCAGATTGACACTTTCGCAGCACAGCTCTGCCTGGTTGTCAGCTGGGGTGATCTTCAGTTTTAGGATGCTGCTGGACTTCTGCGCCACAACGTCTTCTTCCCAAGTCATGGACAGAATTTCTCCAttctgacagacagatgaacagtgcagggttagggttagggaagGCGCCCAGCATGGGATACTTTGCAAGTTCCTACAAACAAAAAATGGCTCTTTTTGCAACAAGCTTCTTGGACATTGGTGGAGGACATTTACCTTGGTCCAGTGGAGAGTGGCTAGGGGGTTTCCGCCATaagacacacactccaacacgaGCATTCTTTCTGCTTTGACTTCATCTCCCTCCAGACCCAAAATAACTGGAGACTGAGGTGGGACTGtcagaaaaagagacaaaaaataacaacaaaacctAAACAAAACATCGATAGGACAGCATGAAAAAGAAACTGTACTGTGATGAAAACACGCCTGGCAATTGAGTAAGGAACATCCCTATTTGTGGAGGCAGGGCCAATAAATTGGTCACATTGAATATGACTGTGGGATAAGAGGTCCAGATCTGATGAAAGCATTAAGTATTAAGGGAGCAGTGAGCTGGATCCAGTCCATAAAGCAAAATAACAGATGTTCAAACAGTAATAAGGCAACGTGAAATATGAATAAATTACAGCCTCCTTGAATAAAATATATGCAGTAAAATAAATTAGAAGCGGATGGGCCTTTGTTATTGCTGCAATCAGTTTCAGAGAGCAGACTGCAGACCCCGGGCCAGCATGACAAATTGCCACCTTGCTAACAATCTGGCTGGCTGAAAATGGCCACCGCGCTGGCTTTGATGGGCTGGCATACTGAGCAAGACTGCAGTGGTGGTCCCAAGTTCTGCAACATTAGCACTTTAGCAGAGAGCCCATGTGGTTTAATATGGTGCAGAGAGATATAGAGGAAGAAAGAGGTGCTTACAGTTATTGGTGATtgttaaaacagcagcagtggggTCTAATGCAGatagacaaagacagagacaacaTTAAGGTGTCTAGTCAGCCTGTGGATAATACGGCAGCTGAGCTGGAGGGAGCACTCGCTGCTGAAAGTGTCAGCAGCCCTGCTCCACTTTAATCAACAGCATGATTTAGTCCTGGGAGAAGCAGGTGGGTTGACTCTGAGGCCTCTGCAATCAATTACTACAACTGATCAACAGGGTAGAAAATACTAAACCTACAGTAGCAAACAGTTGCTGCAGTGTCACACTGTTTGCACATTCAGCAACAATAGCTTTTATGGTTGTCTTGCCAAATAAAGAGGAAAACAGAACACCAGATGCAATGAGAGGCAGCGACAGCATGTGTGTCGACTAACCTCCGTGTACTGCAGCAACAGTTTTATTATATAATGTCACAGTTTGTGATAATGACACAAGAGAAAAAGCAACAGAAAGTGGCTTCATTTCCTGCCTCAGTGGATTCTAAATTTAATTTGAGCTGATGAGCATAAATGTTGCTGGGCTAGTTTTGcaggatttattattattaactgtgGTGGCCTTAGCTTCCcatattagttattataatatcGTTAAAAACTTTGCACCAGAAGCCTTGCTGGTAGCCTATAATCCATCTGAGGTGGTGTAATAATTGGTTTTATGCGCTTCGGTTGGCATTGGGGCGATAACTAAGGGtgtaaataattttaaaattactcaataaaacattaaatctAAACAAATGCAAATTTAATTGCAGGTCGGTGTATTATTTAACAGTGCTAGCCAGCACTGTGGatgaaaaaagctttttttgctTCAGTCATATCAATCTCAGTACAGTAGGGGCTGCCTTAAGAAGTGGATGTTCACAAGTTTGCCCCATGCTGAATGTTGTTTTGAAGTAGGTGTGACTTTGCCTTCAGGTTGAATGTTTCTCCTTGGACCACTAACGCAGACTGAGTGCACAAGGCCGGATACCCTTGGGCCTCCCTGAGGTTGGGTTCCTGTGTGGCTGAGTGTGCATATACAgtgaatgactgtgtgtgtgtgttttaaaagagAGGTGGTGTTGACTGACAGTTTAAAGACACTCACAGTACACATTCATGGTCAGAGTGGTCTCTACAGGCTGGAAAAGGGCGGGGTTTTTGGCATGACACGCCAACTGCCTCCCATTGTCAGAGCTCAGAGCGGTGACCCTTTGAAAGGTGGCAAAAAACAGAACTAATGAGAAGACAGATTCAGAGCAAAGAGTGGTAAAAACAAATACTTTTAGTTGTTGTGTACTGAGAAATTGAATGCGAACACAGCATCACAAATAGAGGTCCTGAAGTCAGAATCCTACATACTAACATACACTGAAGTATCAATACCTTCTTTATTATGCATTAATCCATTAATGTGAACATACCCTTATATTAATGCTGTGGTTTGAGGTGGAACTAATTCATATTTAGAGAAGATGTTTAGAGACAATATATTGCTGATTATTGTGATATTATAAAAATCAATTATTCATAAATGCACATTCTATAATATCATAAATAATTCAGAACCATGTGAGTCTCATGTTGACACATCCAATATACCAGGTGGTGCATTCCActgtaaaatacacacagactgttAGTGAGATTCCTCTGCAAAAAAAcgagataaaacacacaatcatcaCATGTTGGATTTGACTGAAAAATCTGTTAATATGTCAATATTGTGATGATATAGCATAAAGTAAAGGGAAGCCAGCTACGTCATCatcatgacatttt contains:
- the nphs1 gene encoding nephrin translates to MGFLSAWIVSLSALPFLCCFSGAWAQQAFRTEPRNLTVRMGATAVLRCEVLRASGTVQWAKDGLLLGPQRSLPGFPRYSMIGNPARGQYHLQIEKAQLDDDTLYECQAGPSESSDAIVSNTAWVNVLIPPSKPYFVVDMATPWVAGKNYAVICITPDAKPEAEVTLYKDGVKLTGVEFFTTSGSKDKLQNTHTEVTVTALSSDNGRQLACHAKNPALFQPVETTLTMNVYFPPQSPVILGLEGDEVKAERMLVLECVSYGGNPLATLHWTKNGEILSMTWEEDVVAQKSSSILKLKITPADNQAELCCESVNLVSLSPLSVSRKITVLFEPAEVTLLGSLTVIEGQELRVSCYAASSNPPVHIHWWLGYKELNDTVVTMEEGENGGMTTISNMTHQVSREEDGLKLTCEAFNKGTHFSKMQTAILSVYYPPQKIWIEAPPEDVPLHSGTKVRLICFSTGGNPTGTLKWFKNGKTVSDALKQTSFDIGVARELVLVLTASDNMATYRCDATNEAKKTISAYTKLMVFFTAQSMKITTEPEVFHQGETINLDCQAGTSNPKSNISWSLGTSRFQGVEQMPIKASFGGVSVHSSLSLNLTSQHHKQKVICQAYSPVLAEGANTYFQLNVLYPPEFSPDQPTEVQVLEDDMATIPLLVSANPEEVSCIWHHHREKLVKENLPNYLWLDDYSLEIRNVTRRDAGIYTVKCANDEGEGQTAIKLDVLYGPSVKAEKDPVLVNLGETADLICVAEANPIISDMFSWKWQGEEEMEMGEETQLHESGLLTIHDVTRAHAGTYQCTANNGIALPASANVQLVVQFKPELQKGPQWRKVASRGDGTATAEVVCRAEGIPRVEFCWEKNGVRMDFANPRYEEWTVREGSFHTSTVRVINVSATLDYAVFSCTARNFLGEDKLDIQLVSTNHPDPPSSFRQVTVAHDSVTLEWIPGFNGGLQQRFRIRYLWDQSVSYLYVDVFPPSASTFTVTGLQPVTTYNFSVNALNEIGESDYADNNAVLTLTTKGQFGVTPPEEEEVPSGLQAYLIVVFTVVVGVLLLLNSLGVFFGLRWKKRQGQRGGSEGSVLDEKKKEEDGSSQSTVGNSNKYESREKINTGAQRTLLIDSGSETDSHVYESYAAEHYHYYYPAGDYKPPLSPHPEETRGLGAQDVNRLPADSQSHFYEDVRDGGPYQDLQAFARPLPPVLFDHKVPEQKNWRPPAYPQGTERGGRFMDVPQLQRVSDLPFELRGELV